The nucleotide sequence GCGCCGGGTCCTCACCGGTCTCGAACCCGGCACGACCGTACTCGTCGCGCTGTCAGGCGGTGCCGACTCCCTCGCCCTGGCAGCCGCAATGGCGTTCGAAGCCCCGAAGCTCGGTCTCCGCGCGGCATCGCTCACCGTCGACCACGGCCTCCAGGACGGATCGACGGATGCTGCCACCTCCGCGGCGGCGAAGGCCGAGGCCCTCGGGCTCGATGCCCGCGTCGTGCGCGTCGCGGTCGGGGTCGCGGGCGGTCCCGAGGCCGCAGCGCGCGGCGCGCGCTACCGCGCCCTCGCCGATGGTGCCAGGGCCGTCGGCGCGGCCGCCATCCTCACCGGCCACACGCTGGACGACCAGGCGGAGACGGTGCTGCTCGGCCTGGCCCGCGGCGCGGGGGCCGCCAGCCTGCAGGGCATGGCCGAGGCATCCGTCGTCGACGAGATCGCCCTCGTGCGTCCGCTGCTCGGCGTGCGCCGCGCCACCACTCTGGCCGCGTGCGCGGCCGAAGGCCTCGAGCCGTGGCACGACCCCCACAACGCCGACCCGCGCTTCGCGCGCGCGCGTGTGCGCGCTGCCGTGCTGCCGGTCCTGGAGTCCGAGCTCGGGCCGGGAATCGCCGAGGCGCTCGCGCGCACCGCGGCGCAGCTGCGCGAGGACGCCGAGGCCTTCGACGAGATGATCGACGAGACGATCGAAGACATCGTCGAGCACGCCGAGGCCGGCATCTCGGTGTCGGTGGCCGCGCTCGCCGCAAATCCGGCG is from Microbacterium sp. LWH3-1.2 and encodes:
- the tilS gene encoding tRNA lysidine(34) synthetase TilS; this translates as MEERRPGLDPAVAEVRLAVRRVLTGLEPGTTVLVALSGGADSLALAAAMAFEAPKLGLRAASLTVDHGLQDGSTDAATSAAAKAEALGLDARVVRVAVGVAGGPEAAARGARYRALADGARAVGAAAILTGHTLDDQAETVLLGLARGAGAASLQGMAEASVVDEIALVRPLLGVRRATTLAACAAEGLEPWHDPHNADPRFARARVRAAVLPVLESELGPGIAEALARTAAQLREDAEAFDEMIDETIEDIVEHAEAGISVSVAALAANPAALRNRIIRHVVASEFHESLTRMQTLEVARLVTDWAGQGPIDLPGCRARRIGGRIEFSARV